One region of Oryza sativa Japonica Group chromosome 10, ASM3414082v1 genomic DNA includes:
- the LOC107277702 gene encoding uncharacterized protein, translating into MLDNKVKILPSHIQKGGGDDDESDMLVTFSFLLENYLYQNWKDADLLAFINLMRNPGTRVKDLVTHPLLLPPDQRELLYRTTWTRDTALQGILRFPNGPHGVITYPLGFVGVHKFCHDTSSHYLKSFRENYVPGQVQLPVDLLLKRTFPGLISEIYLLTLDPDWGDI; encoded by the exons ATGCTGGACAACAAGGTAAAGATACTCCCATCTCACATTCAGAAGGGAGGAGGTGATGATGATGAAAGCGACATGCTTGTTACGTTCTCTTTTCTGCTTGAGAACTATCTATATCAGAATTGGAAGGATGCCGATTTGCTTGCATTCATTAACCTCATGCGCAACCCAGGAACAAG AGTGAAAGACCTAGTCACTCATCCACTGTTGCTGCCCCCAGATCAGCGTGAGCTATTATATAGAACAACATGGACTC GTGACACAGCACTGCAAGGCATCTTGCGGTTTCCAAATGGTCCCCACGGAGTGATAACATACCCACTTGGCTTTGTGGGAGTTCACAAATTCTGCCATGATACCTCATCTCATTACTTGAAAAGTTTCAGAGAAAATTAT GTTCCAGGTCAAGTCCAGCTACCAGTAGATCTGTTATTGAAGAGAACCTTTCCTGGACTGATTTCAGAAATATACCTTTTGACCCTCGATCCAGACTGGGG TGATATTTAG